From Thalassococcus sp. S3, one genomic window encodes:
- a CDS encoding HAD-IA family hydrolase: MTRPLRLIIFDVDGTLIDSQASIMGAMQAAFASEGLPTPERAEVLSIVGLSLDRAFAQLAAEQTAKRQARLVQAYKDAFAAQRLDLGASQAAPLYPGTRDLLDQLSQIPENILGIATGKSRRGLDALLDGHDLRGLFSTTQVADHHPSKPHPSMIEAAMRDVGVDVSDTVMIGDTSFDMDMAASAGVAGIGVTWGYHHRDALGAARCVVEDRADIPGALRTIWKTP, encoded by the coding sequence ATGACGCGGCCCCTGCGACTGATCATCTTTGACGTCGATGGCACGCTGATCGACAGTCAGGCGAGCATTATGGGGGCGATGCAAGCGGCATTTGCCTCGGAAGGCTTGCCGACCCCGGAGCGCGCGGAGGTTCTGTCAATCGTCGGGTTGTCGTTGGATCGTGCCTTCGCGCAGCTCGCAGCGGAGCAGACGGCCAAACGGCAGGCACGCTTGGTCCAGGCATATAAAGATGCGTTCGCGGCCCAGCGTCTGGATCTAGGTGCAAGTCAGGCCGCGCCGCTTTACCCCGGTACGCGGGATCTGCTGGATCAGCTGTCGCAGATCCCTGAAAACATTCTTGGGATCGCAACCGGCAAATCCAGACGGGGTTTGGACGCCCTGCTGGACGGGCATGACCTGAGGGGGCTTTTTAGTACAACCCAGGTCGCCGATCATCACCCATCCAAGCCCCATCCCTCGATGATCGAGGCGGCGATGCGGGATGTGGGGGTGGATGTCTCCGACACCGTGATGATCGGAGACACCAGTTTCGATATGGACATGGCCGCTTCTGCCGGGGTTGCGGGAATTGGAGTGACTTGGGGCTATCACCACCGCGATGCGCTTGGGGCGGCGCGATGTGTGGTGGAGGACCGTGCCGATATCCCCGGCGCTTTGCGGACGATCTGGAAGACACCTTAA
- a CDS encoding trypsin-like peptidase domain-containing protein — protein MKYLALILLLLPGLAQAETRVPQSQSEITLGFAPLVREAAPAVVNIYARIVRPGRANPFDGDPFFRDFFRGFGEARPRVQNSLGSGVILSSDGIIVSNYHVVGMATEIRVVLNDRTEYSARVLLGDQESDLAILQLDEAEDLPFLELRDSDQVEVGELALAIGNPFGVGQTVSSGIVSGLARSGTATGNARGYFIQTDAPINPGNSGGALIDVAGRLIGINTSILTRSGGSNGIGFAIPSKLVAEFVSQARTGNVEFVRPWAGMVGQPVDADLADSLGLAVPRGIVVSDLHTISPFLAAGFEVGDVITQVDNQPVNTPSEMVFRMSVTGIGGTARITRVRGQQVEDVDVAMIVAPDEPPSDETMLAEDTVLPGLTVARANPAVIARYGLPLALSGVIAVQSGPFGSRVGIQVGDVIIGINGNAVEEPRDVVSALTQRVRTVQMDILRRGQRVTLRFRI, from the coding sequence ATGAAATACCTTGCCCTGATCCTGCTGCTCCTGCCCGGTCTTGCCCAGGCAGAGACGCGCGTTCCTCAAAGCCAGTCCGAGATCACATTGGGGTTCGCCCCTTTGGTGCGGGAGGCCGCACCCGCCGTCGTGAACATCTACGCGCGGATCGTTCGCCCGGGTCGCGCCAACCCATTCGACGGCGACCCTTTCTTTCGGGACTTTTTCCGGGGGTTCGGAGAAGCGCGGCCCAGAGTGCAGAACTCCCTTGGGTCTGGTGTGATCCTGTCCTCTGACGGGATCATCGTGTCGAACTATCATGTCGTGGGGATGGCGACAGAGATCCGTGTCGTCTTGAACGACCGGACAGAGTATTCGGCAAGGGTTCTTCTGGGCGATCAGGAAAGTGATCTGGCCATCCTGCAATTGGACGAAGCGGAGGATCTTCCTTTTCTGGAACTGCGGGATTCCGATCAGGTCGAGGTGGGCGAACTGGCGCTTGCCATCGGCAACCCGTTCGGTGTCGGCCAGACGGTCAGCAGTGGCATCGTGTCGGGGCTCGCGCGATCGGGCACGGCGACAGGCAATGCGCGCGGCTATTTCATCCAGACCGATGCGCCGATCAACCCCGGCAATTCCGGCGGCGCGCTGATTGACGTGGCTGGACGCCTGATCGGCATCAATACGTCGATCCTGACACGCTCCGGCGGGTCGAACGGCATTGGGTTTGCAATCCCGTCCAAGCTGGTGGCCGAATTCGTCAGTCAGGCCCGCACTGGCAATGTGGAATTCGTGCGACCGTGGGCCGGCATGGTCGGACAGCCGGTGGATGCGGATCTTGCGGATTCGCTGGGCCTTGCCGTGCCCCGCGGGATCGTAGTCTCCGATCTGCACACGATCAGCCCATTCCTTGCGGCGGGCTTTGAAGTCGGCGACGTGATCACGCAAGTCGACAATCAGCCGGTGAATACTCCGTCCGAAATGGTGTTCCGCATGTCGGTCACCGGAATCGGGGGGACGGCGCGCATCACGCGGGTGCGTGGACAGCAGGTCGAGGACGTGGACGTGGCAATGATCGTCGCGCCGGATGAGCCGCCGAGCGACGAGACGATGTTGGCCGAAGACACCGTCCTGCCAGGTCTGACGGTGGCCCGCGCCAATCCAGCCGTGATTGCCAGATACGGCCTTCCGCTCGCCCTTTCGGGTGTGATCGCGGTACAGTCCGGCCCATTCGGAAGCCGCGTTGGTATACAGGTCGGGGATGTCATCATCGGCATCAATGGCAACGCGGTGGAAGAGCCTCGCGATGTCGTCAGCGCGCTCACGCAACGGGTGCGCACCGTACAGATGGATATCCTGCGGCGTGGTCAGCGCGTGACGCTTCGGTTTCGTATTTGA
- the rplQ gene encoding 50S ribosomal protein L17: MRHARGYRRLNRTHEHRKALFANMAGSLIEHEQIKTTLPKAKELRPIIEKMITLAKRGDMHARRQAAAKLKEDKDVAKLFDVLGPRYKDRQGGYVRVLKAGFRYGDMAPMAIIEFVDRDVDAKGAADRARVEAEEAADEG; encoded by the coding sequence ATGCGTCACGCACGTGGATACCGCCGCCTGAACCGAACGCATGAGCACCGCAAGGCGCTCTTTGCGAACATGGCCGGCTCGCTCATCGAACATGAGCAAATCAAGACGACCCTGCCCAAGGCCAAGGAATTGCGCCCGATCATCGAAAAGATGATCACGCTGGCCAAACGGGGTGACATGCACGCCCGCCGCCAGGCCGCGGCGAAGCTGAAGGAAGACAAGGACGTCGCCAAGCTCTTCGACGTTCTGGGCCCGCGCTATAAGGACCGTCAGGGCGGATATGTCCGCGTCCTGAAAGCAGGGTTCCGCTATGGTGACATGGCGCCGATGGCCATCATCGAATTCGTCGACCGCGACGTCGATGCCAAGGGTGCTGCGGATCGCGCACGCGTAGAGGCGGAAGAGGCTGCTGACGAAGGCTGA
- a CDS encoding ATP12 family chaperone protein, which translates to MTDWKQKRFWKAASVIADADAFTVELDGRRLRTPAKQHLILPTSAMAETIAAEWAAQEDVVDPLTMPVTRSANAAIDKVTPQRTEVADMLAEYGDADLLCYRADGPEALAQRQADLWDPALDWAADYLGVRLLPRAGLMHEAQAPEALKRLSDRVHALGPFQLAAFHDLVSLSGSLILGFAVARNWKTADTIWQISRLDELWQEEQWGRDDEAHAASELKRDAFLHAKRFYDMC; encoded by the coding sequence ATGACAGACTGGAAACAGAAACGGTTCTGGAAGGCCGCTTCGGTGATTGCTGATGCGGATGCATTCACCGTGGAGCTTGACGGACGGCGCCTTCGGACGCCGGCGAAACAACACCTGATCCTGCCCACAAGTGCAATGGCAGAGACTATTGCGGCGGAATGGGCTGCGCAGGAAGATGTGGTTGACCCCCTGACGATGCCTGTCACCAGATCGGCCAATGCCGCCATCGACAAGGTGACACCCCAGCGAACCGAAGTCGCGGATATGCTGGCGGAATACGGTGACGCGGATTTGCTGTGCTACCGCGCGGACGGACCGGAAGCCCTTGCCCAGCGGCAGGCAGACCTTTGGGACCCCGCGCTTGACTGGGCGGCGGACTATCTGGGCGTTCGTCTTTTGCCACGGGCGGGCCTGATGCACGAGGCACAGGCGCCCGAAGCGCTGAAGCGTCTGTCGGACCGGGTCCACGCGCTGGGACCCTTCCAGCTTGCGGCCTTTCACGATCTGGTCTCTCTGTCCGGCTCCCTGATCCTTGGCTTTGCTGTCGCCCGGAACTGGAAGACCGCCGATACGATCTGGCAGATCTCTCGCCTCGACGAGTTGTGGCAGGAAGAACAATGGGGGCGAGATGACGAGGCGCATGCGGCCTCTGAATTGAAGCGCGACGCTTTCCTTCATGCCAAGCGGTTCTACGACATGTGCTAA
- a CDS encoding amino acid ABC transporter substrate-binding protein: MKKSVFFGALTVAGLAAGAAAAGTLDDVKARGKLNCGVATGLVGFAAPDANGEWDGFDVAVCRAVAAAVLNDANAVEFVPTTPKTRFTALASGELDMLARNTTWTFSRDVDLKFEFVGINYYDGQGFMVPKDLGVSSATELDGATVCIQTGTTTELNLADFFRTNNISYEPVPIETNAEAQQQYLAGACDVYTTDASGLAATRATFEDPSAHVLLPEIISKEPLGPLVRHGDNDWGDVVRWTLNALISGEELGITSTNVAELSSGTNNPEINRLLGTEGTLGEMLGLDAEWAKRAIMAGGNYGEIFAKNIGEETPIGLARGLNAQWTDGGLLYSPPFR, encoded by the coding sequence ATGAAAAAATCCGTATTTTTTGGCGCGCTCACGGTCGCCGGTCTGGCAGCTGGTGCTGCCGCGGCAGGCACGCTGGACGACGTCAAGGCGCGCGGCAAGCTGAATTGCGGCGTGGCCACCGGCCTGGTCGGCTTTGCCGCACCGGATGCCAACGGGGAGTGGGACGGTTTTGACGTAGCTGTGTGCCGTGCTGTTGCGGCCGCGGTTCTGAACGACGCGAATGCTGTTGAATTCGTGCCGACAACACCCAAAACGCGCTTCACGGCGCTGGCTTCGGGCGAACTCGACATGCTGGCCCGGAACACGACCTGGACGTTCAGCCGCGACGTCGACCTGAAGTTCGAATTTGTGGGTATCAACTACTATGACGGCCAAGGCTTCATGGTGCCCAAGGATTTGGGCGTGTCTTCGGCAACAGAGCTGGACGGCGCGACCGTCTGCATCCAGACCGGCACCACGACCGAGCTGAACCTGGCGGACTTCTTCCGCACCAACAACATCAGCTACGAGCCGGTTCCGATCGAAACCAACGCAGAAGCCCAGCAGCAGTATCTGGCGGGCGCCTGTGACGTCTACACCACCGACGCGTCCGGCCTTGCGGCCACGCGTGCAACGTTCGAAGATCCTTCGGCACACGTTCTGCTGCCCGAGATCATCTCGAAAGAGCCTCTGGGTCCGCTTGTCCGCCACGGCGACAATGACTGGGGCGACGTTGTCCGCTGGACGCTGAATGCGCTGATCTCCGGCGAAGAGCTGGGCATCACCTCCACCAACGTGGCCGAGCTGTCGTCGGGCACCAACAACCCGGAAATCAACCGTCTGCTGGGCACCGAAGGCACCCTGGGCGAGATGCTGGGTCTGGACGCCGAATGGGCCAAGCGCGCGATCATGGCGGGCGGCAATTATGGTGAAATCTTTGCCAAAAACATCGGTGAAGAGACCCCGATCGGTCTTGCGCGTGGTCTGAACGCGCAGTGGACCGACGGCGGGCTGCTCTACTCGCCACCGTTCCGGTAA
- a CDS encoding DNA-directed RNA polymerase subunit alpha, with translation MIHKNWAELIKPTQLEVKPGNDPARQATVVAEPLERGFGLTLGNALRRILMSSLQGGAITSVQIDNVLHEFSSVAGVREDVTDIILNLKGVSLRMEVEGPKRLSINAKGPAVVTAGDISESAGIEILNREHVICHLDDGADLYMELTVNTGKGYVSADKNKPEDAPIGLIPIDAIYSPVKKVSYDVQPTREGQVLDYDKLTMKVETDGSLTPDDAVAFAARILQDQLSIFVNFDEPESASRQDDDDGLEFNPLLLKKVDELELSVRSANCLKNDNIVYIGDLIQKTEAEMLRTPNFGRKSLNEIKEVLSGMGLHLGMDVEDWPPDNIEDLAKKFEDAF, from the coding sequence ATGATCCACAAGAACTGGGCCGAGCTGATCAAACCCACACAGCTGGAGGTCAAGCCCGGAAACGATCCCGCGCGTCAGGCGACGGTTGTCGCTGAGCCGCTGGAGCGCGGCTTTGGTCTCACGCTTGGCAACGCGCTGCGCCGGATCCTGATGTCGAGCCTGCAGGGCGGGGCCATCACGTCCGTGCAGATCGACAATGTGCTGCATGAATTCTCGTCCGTTGCCGGTGTCCGTGAAGACGTCACCGACATCATCCTGAACCTCAAGGGCGTCAGCCTGCGGATGGAAGTCGAAGGCCCCAAGCGCCTGTCGATCAACGCCAAAGGCCCTGCGGTCGTGACCGCCGGCGACATCTCGGAAAGCGCGGGCATCGAGATCCTGAACCGTGAACATGTGATCTGCCACCTCGACGATGGGGCCGATCTTTACATGGAACTGACGGTCAACACCGGCAAAGGCTATGTCTCGGCCGACAAGAACAAGCCCGAAGACGCGCCCATCGGCCTGATCCCGATCGATGCGATCTATTCGCCGGTCAAGAAGGTGTCCTACGATGTGCAGCCGACCCGCGAGGGCCAGGTGCTCGACTATGACAAGCTGACCATGAAGGTGGAAACCGACGGCTCGCTCACGCCCGATGACGCGGTGGCCTTTGCCGCGCGCATCCTGCAGGATCAGCTGTCGATCTTCGTGAACTTCGACGAGCCGGAAAGCGCTTCGCGTCAGGACGATGATGACGGTCTTGAATTCAACCCGCTCCTGCTCAAGAAAGTGGACGAGTTGGAATTGTCGGTCCGCTCCGCGAACTGCCTGAAGAACGACAACATCGTCTATATCGGCGACCTGATCCAGAAAACCGAAGCGGAGATGCTGCGCACCCCGAACTTCGGTCGGAAGTCGCTGAACGAGATCAAGGAAGTGCTGTCTGGCATGGGTCTGCACCTCGGCATGGATGTCGAGGACTGGCCGCCCGACAACATCGAAGATCTGGCCAAGAAATTCGAAGACGCGTTCTAA
- a CDS encoding RluA family pseudouridine synthase → MSRVQTITVQKGDGDQRIDRWLRRMFPHVSQGRIEKMCRKGELRVDGGRVKASTRLAEGQQVRVPPLPDSDHMPAPPQTRLSDADAEMIRSCVIYRDDHVLALNKPAGLPVQGGSGQVRHVDGLADALRFGAEEKPRLVHRLDKDTSGVLLMARTRQVAAGLTAAFRHRETRKIYWAAVAGVPHPKNGTIKYGLVKAPGHGARGEGEKMLCLHPRDIEATPGAKRATTNYTVLTAAAKRCAWMALIPVTGRTHQLRAHMAEIGHPIIGDGKYGGSGQDNLGDGWGAQLGGEMSKKLHLHARALVVEHPVSKAQLHLTAPLPEHMARTWETFQWHASDVPDDPFEDFV, encoded by the coding sequence ATGAGCCGAGTTCAAACCATCACCGTTCAAAAAGGCGATGGCGATCAGCGCATCGATCGCTGGCTGAGGCGAATGTTTCCCCATGTAAGCCAGGGGCGCATCGAAAAGATGTGCCGAAAGGGCGAACTGCGCGTCGATGGTGGCCGGGTCAAGGCCTCTACCCGGCTTGCCGAGGGGCAACAGGTCCGCGTACCGCCATTGCCCGACAGCGACCATATGCCCGCGCCGCCTCAAACACGGCTCTCCGACGCGGATGCAGAGATGATCCGCTCGTGCGTGATCTATCGCGATGATCATGTGCTGGCATTGAACAAGCCCGCAGGCCTACCGGTTCAGGGAGGCAGCGGGCAGGTGCGTCATGTGGACGGTCTGGCCGACGCGTTGCGCTTCGGGGCCGAGGAGAAGCCGCGACTGGTTCATCGCCTGGACAAGGATACGTCCGGGGTCCTTTTGATGGCCAGGACACGGCAGGTCGCCGCAGGTCTGACTGCTGCCTTCCGGCATCGCGAAACCCGCAAGATCTATTGGGCCGCCGTCGCCGGTGTCCCGCATCCGAAGAACGGCACGATAAAATACGGCCTCGTGAAGGCGCCGGGTCACGGCGCGCGGGGTGAAGGAGAGAAGATGCTGTGCCTTCACCCGCGCGATATCGAAGCCACGCCAGGCGCAAAACGGGCGACCACGAATTATACGGTTCTGACAGCCGCGGCCAAGCGGTGTGCCTGGATGGCGCTGATCCCCGTGACCGGGCGCACGCATCAGCTTCGCGCGCATATGGCCGAGATCGGACACCCGATCATTGGCGATGGCAAATACGGCGGCTCGGGACAGGACAACCTGGGCGATGGCTGGGGCGCCCAGCTGGGCGGCGAGATGAGCAAGAAGCTGCATCTGCATGCGCGCGCGCTTGTTGTTGAGCATCCGGTTAGCAAGGCCCAGCTTCATCTGACAGCGCCGCTGCCTGAGCATATGGCGCGCACGTGGGAGACGTTTCAATGGCACGCTTCTGACGTCCCGGACGATCCCTTTGAGGATTTCGTATGA
- a CDS encoding amino acid ABC transporter permease, with the protein MTTLTDPPQESFRLSMLINDTRYRSYTFQFIALILLIAAIAYLGNNLVSNLAAAGLNFSYEFLGQPAGYDINQRLVEYTSRSSHMQATIVGVLNTLLVAFLGCLTATILGVFAGVLRLSNNWLIAKLMSAYVEAFRNVPVLIWILIINTVVNILPQPRAYRGETPDAEMFLGMIAFTNRGVYLPAPTWGPGSLMVVATFLLSIGAIIFFRRWATKQLYDQGREINKLWPTLGLFFIPTLLVYFVMGSPIGVEYPELRGFNFQGGLQVQRPLIALWLALSIYTGAFIAENVRAGIQAISKGQTEAAASLGLRPGRIMNLVILPQALRVIIPPLISQYLNITKNSSLAIAVGYADITATLGGITLNQTGRAIESVLLLMLFYLIISLTISAVLNIYNNAVALKER; encoded by the coding sequence ATGACAACACTTACCGACCCTCCGCAGGAGTCGTTTCGGCTGTCTATGCTGATAAACGACACGCGATACAGGTCCTACACGTTCCAGTTTATCGCACTTATTCTGCTGATCGCGGCCATCGCCTATCTGGGCAACAATCTGGTGAGCAATCTGGCCGCTGCCGGCCTGAACTTCAGTTATGAATTCCTTGGACAACCGGCCGGCTATGACATCAACCAGCGGTTGGTGGAATATACCAGCCGATCGAGCCACATGCAGGCCACCATCGTCGGTGTGCTCAACACGCTTCTTGTCGCGTTCCTTGGCTGTTTGACCGCAACGATCCTGGGTGTCTTTGCCGGTGTTTTGCGCCTTTCGAACAACTGGCTGATCGCCAAACTGATGTCCGCCTATGTCGAAGCGTTCCGGAATGTGCCCGTTCTGATCTGGATCCTGATCATCAACACGGTGGTCAACATCCTGCCTCAGCCCCGCGCATATCGCGGTGAGACACCGGATGCCGAGATGTTTCTTGGCATGATTGCGTTCACCAATCGCGGCGTCTACCTGCCTGCGCCGACATGGGGTCCGGGCTCTTTGATGGTGGTGGCCACATTCCTTTTGTCCATCGGCGCGATCATTTTCTTCCGCCGCTGGGCCACCAAACAGCTCTATGACCAGGGTCGCGAGATCAATAAGCTCTGGCCGACGCTGGGCCTGTTCTTCATCCCCACGCTGCTTGTCTACTTTGTCATGGGCAGCCCCATTGGTGTCGAATATCCCGAGCTGCGCGGCTTTAACTTTCAGGGCGGCCTCCAGGTCCAGCGTCCCCTGATCGCGCTGTGGCTTGCGCTCTCGATCTATACAGGCGCCTTCATCGCCGAGAACGTGCGCGCCGGTATCCAGGCGATCAGCAAAGGCCAGACCGAGGCGGCCGCCTCGCTGGGTCTGCGACCGGGTCGGATCATGAACCTCGTGATCCTGCCGCAAGCGCTGCGCGTGATCATTCCGCCGCTTATCTCGCAATACCTGAACATCACCAAGAACAGCTCCCTCGCCATCGCGGTGGGCTATGCCGACATCACGGCAACGCTGGGCGGCATCACCTTGAACCAGACCGGCCGCGCCATCGAATCGGTGCTGTTGCTGATGCTCTTCTACCTCATCATCTCACTGACGATTTCGGCCGTGTTGAACATCTACAACAACGCCGTCGCGCTGAAGGAGAGGTAG
- the rpsK gene encoding 30S ribosomal protein S11, which produces MARDKTRVRRKERKNIAAGVAHVNSSFNNTKILISDVQGNAISWSSAGTMGFKGSRKSTPYAAQMAAEDAGKKAQEHGVKTLEVEVQGPGSGRESALRALAAVGFNITSIRDVTPIAHNGCRPPKRRRV; this is translated from the coding sequence ATGGCTCGTGACAAGACCCGCGTCCGCCGCAAGGAGCGTAAGAACATCGCCGCAGGCGTGGCGCATGTGAACTCCTCATTCAACAACACCAAGATCCTGATCTCCGACGTACAGGGCAACGCCATTTCGTGGTCGTCCGCCGGCACGATGGGCTTTAAGGGCTCGCGGAAATCGACACCCTATGCAGCGCAGATGGCGGCAGAGGATGCCGGCAAGAAAGCGCAGGAACATGGTGTGAAAACACTCGAAGTCGAAGTGCAGGGACCCGGCTCAGGCCGCGAAAGCGCGCTGCGGGCTCTGGCCGCCGTCGGCTTCAACATCACGTCCATCCGTGATGTGACACCCATTGCCCATAACGGCTGCCGCCCCCCGAAGCGTCGCCGCGTCTGA
- the crcB gene encoding fluoride efflux transporter CrcB has protein sequence MTGTVFLVALGGALGASLRYLTGVGIMRMLGAGPFPVSILTVNVIGSVLMGVFVVLAAQRGLTSLSPFVMTGLLGGFTTFSAFSLETMTLIERGNFTLAALYVGLSVLLSVGGLAMGMWLTRGVLA, from the coding sequence ATGACGGGAACGGTATTTCTGGTTGCTTTGGGCGGCGCCTTGGGGGCGTCTTTGCGCTATCTGACGGGGGTTGGCATCATGCGGATGCTGGGCGCCGGTCCGTTCCCCGTGTCCATTTTGACCGTCAACGTGATCGGCTCCGTCCTGATGGGGGTATTTGTCGTATTGGCGGCGCAGCGCGGGCTGACGTCTCTCAGCCCGTTTGTCATGACCGGGCTTTTGGGCGGGTTCACAACCTTCTCCGCGTTCTCGCTTGAAACGATGACGCTGATAGAGCGTGGAAACTTCACCCTTGCCGCGCTTTATGTCGGTTTGTCGGTTCTCCTGTCGGTCGGCGGGCTGGCCATGGGGATGTGGCTGACACGCGGGGTGCTTGCATGA
- a CDS encoding replication-associated recombination protein A, with the protein MPDLFDQVDPPAESETKLRPLADRLRPQNLADVIGQEQVLGPDAPLGTMLAAGRLGSLVFWGPPGVGKTTIARLLADETDLHFVQISAIFTGVADLKKVFEAAKLRRANGQGTLLFVDEIHRFNKAQQDGFLPHMEDGTILLVGATTENPSFELNAAVLSRAQVLVLERLSLADLERLTQRAEKELGSALPLTAHARDALQEMADGDGRALLNLIEQVDAWNLTDPIDNETLTRRLMRRAAQYDKSGDAHYNLISALHKSVRGSDPDAALYWLARMLESGEDPRYLARRITRMAVEDIGLADPQAQALCLQAWETYERLGSPEGELALAQAVAYLALAPKSNAIYVAYKEAMRLAKKTGSKPPPKHILNAPTQLMKDQGYGKDYAYDHDAEDGFSGQDYFPDKVKRPVLYAPVERGFERELKKRLDYFTKLRTQRQP; encoded by the coding sequence ATGCCGGACCTCTTTGATCAGGTCGATCCACCCGCCGAAAGCGAGACGAAGCTGCGACCGCTTGCAGACCGACTGCGCCCCCAGAACCTGGCGGATGTGATCGGGCAGGAACAGGTGCTTGGTCCGGACGCGCCGTTGGGAACGATGCTGGCGGCAGGGCGGCTTGGATCCCTGGTGTTCTGGGGGCCGCCGGGTGTTGGCAAGACGACGATCGCGCGGCTGCTTGCGGATGAAACCGATCTGCACTTTGTTCAGATCAGCGCCATCTTTACGGGGGTCGCAGACCTCAAGAAGGTGTTCGAGGCCGCAAAGCTGCGCCGTGCCAACGGGCAGGGCACGCTTTTGTTCGTGGACGAAATTCACCGCTTCAACAAAGCGCAACAGGACGGGTTCCTGCCGCATATGGAGGATGGAACGATCCTTCTGGTGGGGGCCACGACGGAGAATCCGTCGTTTGAGTTGAATGCTGCCGTGCTCAGTCGGGCCCAGGTGCTTGTTCTTGAACGGCTGAGCCTGGCTGATCTTGAGCGATTGACCCAGAGGGCCGAAAAAGAGCTGGGCTCTGCCTTGCCGCTAACGGCCCATGCCCGCGATGCGCTGCAGGAAATGGCTGACGGGGACGGACGCGCCCTGCTGAATTTGATTGAGCAAGTTGATGCCTGGAACCTGACCGACCCGATCGACAACGAAACGCTGACGCGGAGACTTATGCGCCGGGCCGCGCAATACGACAAATCCGGTGACGCGCATTACAACCTGATCTCCGCCTTGCACAAATCAGTGCGCGGTTCTGATCCCGATGCGGCTCTCTATTGGCTGGCCCGGATGCTGGAGAGCGGGGAGGATCCACGCTATCTGGCGCGCCGGATCACGCGGATGGCGGTGGAGGATATCGGCCTTGCCGATCCTCAGGCCCAAGCGCTTTGCCTGCAGGCCTGGGAAACCTACGAGCGTCTGGGTTCGCCCGAAGGCGAATTGGCGCTGGCGCAGGCCGTCGCCTATCTTGCGCTCGCTCCGAAATCGAACGCGATCTACGTGGCTTACAAAGAGGCAATGCGGCTGGCCAAGAAAACGGGCAGCAAGCCGCCGCCGAAACACATCCTGAATGCGCCGACCCAACTGATGAAGGATCAGGGATATGGCAAGGATTATGCCTATGATCACGATGCCGAAGACGGGTTTTCAGGACAGGACTATTTCCCCGACAAGGTGAAGCGCCCCGTTCTTTATGCCCCCGTCGAGCGCGGTTTCGAGCGCGAGCTGAAAAAGCGTCTGGACTATTTCACAAAGCTGCGAACGCAGCGCCAACCTTGA